One Triticum dicoccoides isolate Atlit2015 ecotype Zavitan chromosome 4B, WEW_v2.0, whole genome shotgun sequence genomic window carries:
- the LOC119295717 gene encoding glucan endo-1,3-beta-glucosidase-like translates to MPLLLPLLMLLAAGAAGAESATPSLHIGVNYGANADNLPSPTSVATFLATKTTIDRVKLFDANPAFISAFAGTPISLAVSLPNSALPALADKATGLDAARSWIRANLSPYVPATNVTLLLAGNEILLSTDTNLILSLLPAMRRLAQALKAEGLTGVRVTTPHYLGILAPSDGIPSNASFRAGYNTKLFPAMLQFHRDTGSPFMVNPYPYFSYRPETLNYALFRPNSGIYDPATKLNYTSMLDAQMDAIYTAMKKLGYGDVDIAVGEAGWPTQAEPGQIGVGVQEARDFNEGMIRVCSSGKGTPLMPNRTFETYLFSLFDENQKPGPIAERHFGLFNPDFTPVYDLGLLRDGASVAPTPSPNPSPNPSPKPSPSGGGKWCVAKDGANGTDLQNNINYACGFVDCKPIQSGGACFSPNSLQSHASYVMNAYYQANGHTDLACDFKGTGVVTSSDPSYGGCKYVS, encoded by the exons ATgccgctcctcctccccctcctcatgcTGCTCGCCGCCGGCGCGGCGGGGGCAGAGTCGGCGACCCCCTCGCTGCACATCGGCGTCAACTACGGCGCCAACGCCGACAACCTCCCCTCCCCGACCTCCGTCGCCACCTTCCTCGCCACCAAGACCACCATCGACCGCGTCAAGCTCTTCGACGCCAACCCGGCCTTTATCTCCGCCTTCGCCGGCACGCCCATCTCCCTCGCCGTCTCCCTCCCCAACTCCGCCCTCCCCGCCCTCGCCGACAAGGCCACCGGCCTCGACGCCGCGCGGTCCTGGATCCGCGCCAACCTCTCCCCCTACGTCCCCGCCACCAACGtcaccctcctcctcgccggcaACGAGATCCTCCTCTCCACCGACACCAACCTCATCCTCTCCCTCCTCCCCGCCATGCGCCGCCTCGCGCAGGCCCTCaaggccgagggcctcaccggcGTCCGCGTCACCACCCCGCATTACCTCGGCATCCTCGCCCCCTCCGACGGCATCCCCTCCAACGCCAGCTTCCGGGCGGGCTACAACACCAAGCTATTCCCGGCCATGCTGCAGTTCCACCGCGACACCGGGTCGCCCTTCATGGTGAACCCTTACCCCTACTTCAGCTACCGGCCGGAGACGCTCAACTACGCGCTCTTCCGCCCCAACAGCGGCATCTACGACCCGGCAACGAAGCTCAACTACACCAGCATGCTGGACGCCCAGATGGACGCAATCTACACCGCCATGAAGAAGCTCGGGTACGGAGACGTCGACATCGCCGTCGGGGAGGCCGGGTGGCCCACCCAGGCGGAGCCCGGGCAgattggcgtcggggtgcaggaggCGAGGGACTTCAACGAGGGCATGATTCGGGTGTGCAGCAGCGGCAAGGGCACGCCGCTGATGCCCAACAGGACATTCGAGACCTACCTCTTCTCCCTCTTCGACGAGAACCAGAAACCAGGGCCAATCGCCGAAAGGCACTTTGGCCTCTTCAACCCGGACTTCACGCCCGTCTACGACCTCGGACTTCTCCGGGACGGCGCG TCTGTGGCTCCAACCCCTTCGCCAAATCCATCGCCCAATCCGAGCCCCAAGCCCTCGCCGTCGGGAGGCGGGAAGTGGTGCGTCGCCAAGGACGGCGCCAACGGGACGGACCTGCAGAACAACATCAACTATGCCTGCGGCTTCGTAGACTGCAAGCCCATACAGAGCGGCGGCGCGTGCTTCAGCCCCAACAGCTTGCAGTCTCATGCCTCGTACGTGATGAACGCCTACTACCAGGCCAACGGCCACACCGACTTGGCGTGCGACTTCAAGGGCACCGGCGTCGTCACCTCCAGCGACCCCA GTTACGGGGGTTGCAAGTACGTCTCCTGA